A stretch of Rhodobacter sp. 24-YEA-8 DNA encodes these proteins:
- a CDS encoding ABC transporter permease, which produces MTISQTPPVTSASTTAAAPRRNLSGPVGMAALPLAVLMLGLFFTLQSPVFLTLDNLISISVQIATLMTIAIPFAVLMMAGKVDLSIGSQLALFSVIAGLAFPYLGIAGTVLLVLGTGALTGLINGVLVGALKMSPIIVTLGGLTLFRGFAQWLSPNPLFGFPEAFTWIGYGRVLGLPVLTWIMLTVLILGLIFMRYATMSRHAIALGVNERAAFLVGIGVARTTIWLYVAVGLATALAALMTIARINSAPSGTLGIGMELSVLTAVLLGGVPFAGGRGSLLRVALGVVLLGMLANGLILMNARAEMGLMVTGIVLVLAAGLDVLRRRRA; this is translated from the coding sequence ATGACGATTTCCCAAACCCCGCCGGTAACGTCTGCATCCACCACGGCAGCGGCGCCGCGTCGCAACCTTTCCGGCCCTGTCGGAATGGCTGCGCTGCCGCTTGCCGTCCTGATGCTGGGACTGTTTTTTACCCTGCAGTCCCCGGTCTTTCTGACGCTGGACAATCTGATCAGCATCTCGGTGCAGATTGCCACATTGATGACTATCGCCATTCCCTTTGCGGTGCTGATGATGGCGGGTAAGGTAGATCTGAGCATCGGATCGCAACTGGCATTGTTCTCGGTCATTGCGGGCCTCGCCTTTCCATATCTGGGGATTGCCGGCACGGTCCTGCTTGTCCTCGGCACGGGGGCCTTGACCGGTCTGATCAACGGCGTGCTGGTCGGCGCGCTGAAAATGTCGCCGATCATCGTGACCTTGGGCGGACTGACCCTGTTTCGCGGCTTCGCACAATGGCTGTCGCCCAACCCGCTTTTTGGCTTTCCCGAGGCCTTCACTTGGATTGGCTATGGCCGGGTGCTGGGACTGCCTGTCCTGACCTGGATCATGCTGACAGTGCTGATCCTCGGGCTGATCTTCATGCGTTACGCGACCATGAGCCGGCATGCCATTGCACTGGGTGTGAACGAGCGAGCCGCCTTTCTGGTTGGTATCGGTGTGGCGCGCACGACGATCTGGCTTTATGTTGCAGTTGGTCTCGCAACTGCCCTTGCAGCGCTGATGACCATCGCACGGATCAACTCAGCGCCATCGGGAACGCTTGGCATCGGGATGGAACTGAGTGTGCTGACCGCAGTTCTGCTGGGAGGTGTGCCTTTTGCGGGTGGCCGTGGGTCGCTCTTGCGGGTGGCGCTTGGGGTGGTTCTGCTGGGAATGCTCGCCAACGGCCTTATTCTGATGAATGCCAGGGCCGAAATGGGGCTTATGGTTACCGGGATCGTTCTGGTGCTCGCGGCAGGGCTTGATGTGCTGCGCCGGCGCAGAGCCTGA